Proteins found in one Mucilaginibacter gracilis genomic segment:
- the gldC gene encoding gliding motility protein GldC encodes MKKAEIKIIVELDENNLPESIVWESTDSKNKEALPVKSFNLSLWDHNYQNTLTIGLWTKDMPVDDMKRFFYETLQTMGDSFLRATGETNIVEDLRDYCAHFADKMEIKQ; translated from the coding sequence ATGAAGAAAGCTGAAATTAAAATTATAGTTGAACTTGATGAAAATAACCTTCCCGAAAGTATTGTTTGGGAATCAACAGATTCGAAAAACAAAGAGGCATTGCCGGTTAAATCATTTAACCTGTCTTTGTGGGATCATAATTACCAAAATACGTTAACCATAGGCCTATGGACGAAAGATATGCCTGTTGACGATATGAAGCGTTTTTTTTACGAAACCCTGCAAACAATGGGCGATAGCTTTTTACGCGCCACAGGTGAAACTAATATAGTGGAAGACCTGCGCGACTATTGCGCACACTTTGCCGACAAAATGGAAATCAAACAATAA
- a CDS encoding DEAD/DEAH box helicase — MSVTFEDFNFNRQVLNAIADAGYTEATPVQQKAIPPIMNGQDVMGIAQTGTGKTAAYMLPIIMRLKYAQGMDARAIVIAPTRELALQIEENAREFAKYTDLRIVSLYGGLGPKTQKELMDKGVDIIVATPGRFMDVYLTGHMVTKKLEVLVLDEADKMMDMGFMPQINRILEVVPRKRQNLLFSATMSDKIQTLSANFLEFPTVIEVTPQATPAQTVNQTLYHVPNMKTKINLLRRLLDAPDDIKKLIIFCKTRVAAEDVYKFILRKFGEKEVRVLHANKGQNTRINAINAFKNDEVKILVATDVASRGIDVSDVSHVINFDVPVVYEDYVHRIGRTGRAFQSGEAITFCNPAEEYYIKKIEKLIRQQIPVVFLPPEVFVDETPYEEKQEQDREIDMQKRKEDPDFKGAFHEKKSLSQRKKFDAAKAKTTHSNRPGKKAAAARSNRQRKH, encoded by the coding sequence ATGTCCGTAACTTTCGAAGATTTTAATTTTAACCGGCAAGTACTCAATGCCATTGCCGATGCCGGTTATACCGAAGCTACGCCTGTTCAGCAAAAAGCCATTCCGCCTATCATGAACGGTCAGGACGTGATGGGGATAGCGCAAACCGGTACCGGTAAAACCGCTGCCTATATGCTGCCCATTATTATGCGTTTAAAATATGCACAGGGTATGGATGCCCGCGCTATAGTAATTGCCCCAACCCGCGAACTGGCGTTACAAATAGAAGAAAACGCCCGCGAGTTTGCCAAATATACCGATTTGCGCATAGTATCGCTTTACGGTGGCCTTGGGCCTAAAACTCAAAAAGAGTTGATGGATAAAGGCGTTGATATTATTGTAGCTACCCCCGGCCGCTTTATGGATGTTTACCTTACGGGACACATGGTAACCAAAAAACTGGAAGTTTTAGTTTTAGACGAAGCCGATAAAATGATGGATATGGGTTTTATGCCTCAAATAAACCGCATACTAGAGGTTGTTCCGCGTAAGCGACAAAACCTGCTGTTTTCGGCAACCATGAGCGATAAGATACAAACCCTTTCTGCTAACTTTTTGGAGTTTCCAACCGTTATCGAGGTTACACCGCAGGCTACGCCGGCGCAAACGGTAAATCAAACGCTGTATCATGTACCCAACATGAAAACCAAGATTAACCTGTTGCGCAGGCTTTTGGATGCTCCTGACGATATTAAAAAACTCATCATTTTTTGTAAAACCCGTGTAGCTGCCGAAGACGTTTATAAATTTATCCTCCGCAAGTTTGGCGAAAAAGAAGTAAGGGTACTGCATGCCAACAAAGGGCAAAATACCCGCATTAACGCTATTAATGCCTTTAAAAACGACGAGGTTAAAATACTGGTTGCTACCGATGTTGCTTCGCGCGGAATTGATGTGAGCGATGTGAGCCACGTTATTAACTTTGATGTGCCGGTTGTTTATGAAGATTATGTACACCGGATAGGCCGCACCGGTCGTGCTTTCCAAAGCGGGGAGGCTATCACTTTTTGTAACCCTGCCGAAGAATATTACATCAAAAAGATAGAAAAATTGATAAGGCAACAAATTCCTGTTGTATTTTTGCCGCCGGAAGTTTTTGTTGACGAAACACCTTACGAGGAAAAACAGGAGCAAGATAGGGAGATTGACATGCAGAAACGCAAGGAAGATCCCGATTTTAAAGGCGCCTTTCACGAAAAGAAATCGTTAAGCCAGCGCAAAAAATTTGATGCAGCAAAAGCTAAAACCACACATAGTAACAGGCCCGGTAAAAAAGCTGCGGCTGCACGCTCAAACAGGCAACGTAAGCATTAA
- a CDS encoding type II toxin-antitoxin system RelE/ParE family toxin, with protein MYQIVIKPKAVDMARDAYVWYELQQPGLGELFLKELDNCYDKLEAWPIAYAKIRKNFRQIILKKFPYVLVFEIIKHEVVIYAVFHTSLSPRKKFKR; from the coding sequence GTAGATATGGCAAGGGACGCTTATGTTTGGTATGAATTGCAACAACCCGGTTTAGGTGAATTATTTTTAAAGGAACTGGATAATTGTTATGACAAGTTGGAAGCATGGCCTATTGCGTATGCTAAAATTCGGAAAAATTTCAGGCAAATTATCCTAAAAAAATTTCCTTATGTTTTGGTATTTGAAATTATTAAGCACGAAGTAGTTATTTATGCTGTATTTCATACCAGCCTAAGTCCCAGGAAAAAATTCAAAAGATAA